One Candidatus Dependentiae bacterium genomic window, TGACATCGTGTTATTTTCTACACACAAAGCAAACATTGCATCATCATTTGAGTTTAATACTGGTACAAATTCATCTTTGTGACCAGTAGTAATTTGCATTAATTGGTTGTTATATGGAGATGGGTTTGATGGAACTTCACCTACAACCGGTACAATTTTTACCTGTAGGTTAACATCTGATTTTTCAGGCATACTAACATTTTTATCAATATTATCAGTACGTTGACGACGCTCTGAGAACAAGTCGATTGGACTAATTTCAAATGCCATTGCTAATTTGCGTAATGAGTCTTCGTTCCAACGGCGAGTACCGTTTTTGATATGGGTCAGATAACTCTCTGACATCCCTGTTTTTTCTGCTAAAACCTTAGTGGTCCAGCCTTTTTCTCTGAGCAGTTCTTTTACTCGTAATTGAGTCGAAGTTGAAGCCATGAGATACTCCTTCTTACAATCTTAGTTTTCTTATAGTATGATTGAATCCACTGCATTATTTCTAATTGTACGCCAAATATACTGATTGTCAAACGGGTTACAGGTATATGAGCCAAAAAATTTCCTCCCTGAAAATCACTAAAAATTACTATGAGAAAACCTCTTGGCAACGAGGGGCTGTTGTCTGTGGTATAGATGAGGTAGGCCGCGGGTGCTTGGCTGGCCCCCTGGTCACTGGAGCAGTAATATTACCACCTGGTAAAAGCCACCCCCAATTGAAAGATTCCAAGCTCATGACCCCTCAGGAGCGCGAAAAAGCCTTTTTATGGATCAAAAAGCATTGCTGGTACTCTGTTGGCATTATCAATAACCGCTTGATTGATGAGCACAATATTTGGCAAGCCACTATATTGGGTATGAAAAAGGCCCTTGTACACCTACTGGCCTCCTGCCCACTCACCCCTGAATGTATACTCATAGATGCTGTACCTTTGAATCTGTTTGATACCGGGCTTGGACACATACCGACATACAGCTTTACCCAGGGAGAACGCAAATCGAGTTCTATAGCTGCAGCTTCTATTGTAGCCAAAGTAACCAGGGACCATATGATGGCAAAATATGCAACGCTGTTTCCCAGCTATCATTTACAAAAGCACAAAGGATACAGCACTCAAAGCCATAAACTTGCAATTAACACTCACACGCATTCAATTATTCATCGGGTAAGTTTTTTAACCAATATTGTTACCCCTCAAGAAAGTGATTATGCAGAACAACAAACCATTTGCTGAAGTTATTGAAAGCTCATTAACCGGCTGGCTTGCACAAAGCTGGCAATGGGATAAATTCCCTCAATTTGGCACAATGGTCACTATCACCAGCAATAACCGTACCTTATTCGGTGTAGTATATCAGGTACAAACAGGTTCTATGGATCCTGTACGTTATCCTTTCCCTTATCAAAAAACTGAAGAAGAATTACGCGCAGAACAACCACAAATTTTTGAATTTCTAAAAACTACATTTGCATGTCTGACGTTGGGATATCAAGAAAAGGGACGGCTCTACTACTTATGCGCACCGGAACCACCAAAGATTCATGCTTTTGTAACCAACATGCCACTTGATCTGAGTAAACAGTTTTTTATCAACCACAATTATTTGCACACACTTTTTGCACATAGCAACCAAGTAAGCAATCTTGACGAGCTGCTTCTTGCACTCATCAAGTATCAACAAATGTTGAATATATTATCTGAAGATTCACTCGATATATTCATGCGACGATATGCATTACTTATTGGTAATGATTATCGCCGCACTAAATTATTTTTACAACGAGTTGAACCATTAGTACGTATTAATCATAATTATCCGAACTAGGATCTTTATTAATCATTATGTGATGGTGCTGCGCCAACATCATAATCCTTATCTAATGGGCCACGGCACGTTGGACAGTGCCGATCATGTAAGGCTAATTTACATGTTTTACACAAAAAATGTAAACAATTCAAATGAGCTACTGTACGTTGATTAGGTTCCACTGGCTCAGAAAAACATATCGGGCATTTGTATTCTGCTTGTTCTGCGCTGTAATTAACTATAAAATCCACAATATGATACTGCTCTTTATTTTTTGCTAATTTAAATGGAGAACCTGCTGTGTGAAATGGTCTTTTCTTTCTTTTAAAGCTCGCCTCTGCACGTATATCTGCACCTTGACTGACCAAAAATTTTACCATCGGCAAATTGCCAATCTTGGCAGCTATGTGCAATGGCGTTTTTCTCCTTTTTTTCTCTTTTTCATTTATAGGTATATTTTTTTTAACTAATAATGTAAGTAATTTATCATATTCTTTTGCGGCTACATAACGCTCTATATGTTTTTCTTTAGCATCAGCATCTTTTAGTTGTTCAAGTAAAAACTGCATGATAGCTATGCCATTTTCGTTATAAGCAGCATGATGCAATACGCCTTGTCCTTGAACATCGCACGCATATATATCTGCACCTTGTGCAAGCAAAAAATCAATCATAGGTATTGTATTATTGTTTTCTTCTTCAACCATATTAAGCAATGGCGTCATGCCGTTTTTATCCGGCTTATCAATTAAATCCCGCATACCACAGTCATCGCATAAAAACCGCATCATATCTACATTACCCCCTACAGCTGCGTAATGCATCAAAGTGCTACCATCTTCATCACATGCATGTTTGTTTGCACCTTTTTCCAATAAATATTTTACCCCATTCAAATGGCCTCCGGCCGCTATTTGATGCAATGGAGTTCTATTGTAATTATTTGGTTTATCAAAAGGCATATTATATTCATCAATCAATAATGCGAGTATTTCAATATGTCCTCCATGCTTTGCATCATGGCGAGCATATCTTGCAGCATAATCGATTAATGAAACATCAAAATGACTACCCGCAAGCCTATCTTTATCAGCACCATGCAACAGTAGATACTTGGTCGAATCAAGCGCTCCCTTACTAACCGCATAAAATAGTGGCGTAAAATTAGCATTATTAGGCTCATCAACCAAATCATCTAAAGAATATGATTCTACCAAGAATTGTAAGATTTCAGCATTATGACATGCAGCCACATGAAGTACCGTGCATCCTGCTGCGTTTTTTATACGTGGCGGTATGGAATTTCTACTAAATAATGTTTGTATTGCTTCTTTATCACCCCGTTTAATTGCATCAAATAACACATCATTCGGATATTTTTTAAAAATATTCCCTTGAAATTCGAATTCCTTATTGGCATGAGGACCCTGCGGTGCTAACGCTAAACAACTACCCGTTTTTGCAGGTCTGCATATATCTGCAGGCACTTGTATCGGAACCGTTGCCATTGAACCTGGAACCAACTCTATGTGTTGCATAATACGTGCATTAGTATGCATACGTAGCACCTTATGCAATATATTGTCTTGCAATTTTTTATCCTTACTGACCACCTGTGCTTGCTTCCGAATTTTTTGCTGCACACGTTGCCAGTATGCATCATCAAATACTGGGAATTCATCTTGAGAACGTACGCGCTTCATACCTTCAAGTGGATTCATAGCGAACAATACAAAAACCATATATATAAAAAACATACATAAACCTTTCCATAAATAACTATTTTTGCATCCATCAAGTGTATAAATTTTTCTTTAAAAAGCCTAAATATGGATAAAATTTGGGCTTTTGCTACACTAATAATAAAAGAATTAAGGACTTTATCTATGTTTAATTTTATCAAACAAAAACTTCAAAAAATCTATAATAACTTCACCACTAAAGTTTCTGCCATCTTTGGTCGTACAACCATAGACGAATCTACCTTAAAAGAATTAGAAATTACTCTTCTATCTGCAGATACCGGTGTACAAACAACACGCACAATAATTAATCAGCTCAAACAATATGCCCAAGATGGTACATTACCAGAAGGACAAAATTTGCGTGATGCATTGCGCAACATTTTAATAACTATTCTACAAAAAACAGAATCTATTTCATTAGCCGATAGACAGGTATATGTTTTAGCTGGTATTAATGGATCAGGTAAAACAACCTTTGTTGGTAAACTTGCTCACTTATTGTCTCAAAATGGAAAAAAAGTATTACTCGTTGCTGCAGACACATTCCGTGCTGCTGCTGCCGAACAACTACACGCATGGGCACAAAAAATTGGCGTCGACATTGTTATTGGCACACCAAATCAAGATCCAGCATCAGTCGTATTTGCCGGGTGTGATAAATTCAAACAAGAAGCCTATGATGCACTCATAATAGATACTGCCGGTCGCCTACACACCAAAACAAATTTAATGAATGAACTTGCAAAAATAAAACGTATTATTACCAAACAGTTACCTGATCAACAGATAACTACCTTGCTTACTATAGATTCTATGCTCGGACAGAATTCGTTTGAACAAGCAAAATTATTTAAAGAATGTACCAGTATAGATGGTATAGTATTGACTAAAATGGATGGCACCGGCAAAGGTGGCATTGTATTTGCCATTGCCGATCAATTACATGTCCCTATTGCTTATATCACGTTTGGCGAACAACTGGATCAGATCAAGTTGTTTGACCCACACAATTATGTACATGAATTATTGGATATTACTTAGATTATTTATTATCCTCTGGATCTGATACTCAAATTCTGCAATTGCTTCTTGTGCATCATATTCTTGTGCTAATTTATATGCCCTACAATCACATGCAGCTGGATCAAAACAATATTTCTCTACTAATAATTTAATCACCTTTGGACGATTATGGATTGCCGCTAAATCGAGCACCGTGCGTCCATACGCATTTATTTTTTCTACATCTGCTCCAGATTGTATCAAGTAATCTATTATATCTGTCAGACCAAGTGATGCTGCAAGATGCAATGGGGTTGTATTATGTTGGCAAACCGCATCAATACTAGCACCTGCACATACGAGATACTGCACAGCACGTTTTTTATTATTAAAAATAGCTAAATGTAATGGTGTGCATAAATATTGGTCATCCCACGTAATAACATTTTTATTTAACTGATTTTCATGTATCAGATAATCAAGCAATTCAGTGTTATCGACCACTGCAGCTTTATGCACTATGGTCAAACCGCATGCATCATACCCTTGCAACGTAAGACCACGACTTTGTAAAAATCTTACCATATGAGTATGGCCTGCTAACGCTGCACGATGGATTAATGGATCACCAATATAACTACCTGCATGAATATCGGCACCTTGGGCAATCCAATGTTGTACAGACGGTATGTCACCCTTTTGCACTGCTTGAACAAGCTGGTTTTGTATATCTATTTGAGTGTCCATACAACAAGCAGGTAAAAAAATAAATAAAACAACGGCAAATATATGCCTTAAGTGTATGTGCATACAATATTTCCTTAATTGACTTACATGAAAGATAAATTATAGTAAGGGTATCAATTTTAATGCTTAAATAAAAGGTTATTCGATGAAAAAACTTTATGCACAGATAATATTTATTGTTTCAGCTATGCATATGTGCTTAGGTGCAAAAATTGTAGATAGCTATGCCATTACCGATATTATTAAATATCTTGACCCTACCATTGCACCAAAAGATACGCTCATTGTTTACGATTTAGATAATACCCTTATAGAATCGGTGAATGAAATGGGATCCCCACAACAATTCAGTGCTTTGTTACGCAAAAGAATGGCACTATATGGAATAACCAAAGAAGAAGCAATCGAACAAACATTACCTCTATATACTCTTATTGCACAATATACGCCAATCCGACCAATAGAAGATACAACGGTTAACTTAATTAATCTATTACAAGATGCTGGCTATAAAAGTGTAGTGCTAACTGCACGCACAGGGAACAATCTTGCAGCTACTACTTGCAAACAATTAAGCGATTTGCACATTGATTTTACCAAAAGCGCTGTTACAAAAAAATCTATTAAAGATCCTTCATTTGTATACCAATGCAACATTATATTTGCTGATGGCGGCAACAAGGGTGAATTATTATTAAAGTTTTTAAAAGCAACCAAATTTAACCCTAAATTAATTATATTCGTTGATGATAAAGATTATAACGTACATGCTGTTGAAGGAAGTTTGCAACAAAAAGGCATGAATCATGTGAGCATACAATACCGTTTCTGCGATGAAAAAGCACATGCCTTTGACCTTGCAGCTACTGAACCTCTTTTATTATCATTGGTTAATCAATATCCTGATGTTAAAAAAGCGTATGAACACTATGTAACTAATTCTACTAATAATATGAAACAACCGCATAAATCAGTACACACTAAGGTTCCAAAACGTGAAAACCCAAGCAACAATCAACCAAGTCATAACTGATATAGCATCAAAATTATCTGTTACTTTTGATGATCCCACATTGTGCAGACAATATGCTTGGTGGATGGTGGAGGCTATCACGAACAAAACACAAGCACAGTTAATTGCGCAAAATATTATTTCTTTTTCTCAAAAAGAACAGATCAAACTTGCAAGCTGGATTGATAAAATAACAACACAACATATACCAATCCAATATTTAATTGGTTTTGTACCATTTAATGATGTTGAAATTCTAGTACAACCACCCACCCTTATCCCACGACCAGAAACAGAAGAATGGACGTTGCAATTAATTAAACAGTTACAAACATTGGACCATAAAAACTTTGTTATTATTGATCTGTGTACCGGAAGTGGCTGCATTGCATTAGCGCTTGGCCATGCATTCCCCCAAGCTCAAATCTATGCTACTGATATCTCTCCTGATGCGATTACACTTGCACAAAAAAATGCGCAACATAATAACATTAAAAATGTCACTTTTATTCTGTCAGATTTGTTTGCCAAGTTACCATCCATTAAAGCGGATATTATCGTAGCTAATCCACCTTATATTGCTGAGTATGAATGGCAAACACTGGATACCTCAGTTACCAAATGGGAAGACAAACAAGCATTAGTTGCTAATCATGAAGGTCTTGCCATCATACAAAAGATAATTGAGCAAGCTCCACAATGGTTACGATCAAATGATCAAATGGCACAACACAACATCCCACAAGTAGTTATAGAAATTGGTTATCAACAAGCTATCTCAGTAGTTGCATTGATGAAGCAGGCACACTATACTGCAATTGAAGTACACAAAGATCTTGAAGAAAAAGATCGTGTAGTTTGCGGGAGAGTAAAATATGTGGCGTCTGCCAAAGCTGGATGATACATTAGTCACCATTACCTTTCAACCTCATTTACTGAGTTGTAGCATCATTACAACATCTCAACATACCGCTCCATTTGCATTACATGCCTATACTGAAATACCATTACAACAGCTTGAATTAGAACAATTAAAAATCTTTAACCCAACGTTACTGCAAAATTATATCATCAACTTTCTTGATATACATCAAGTACGCAATGCGTTTATTACGTGTATGCTTAATGGTCCTGGTATTTATGAACGCTTTATTCCTATGCATACAGCTAACCCACAGTTAGATGATTTCTTATTGCCAGAAAAACAAACGTATACCTGGGAATATCGCTATGTGTACCCAATTGATCATGGCCGCTGGATGTTCTATGTTAGTGGTATTAAAAAAGATCTTTTGTTTCAATACAAACTACTTGCAATTGCCGGCAACTTAAACATCACCACTATTACGACACAACGCTCCGCATTATTATCTTTATATAAATTCCAACAAGGCAAAGCATTCCGCACTAGCAAGCTTGCTATTGATATGTTGCACCATCACAACATGCCCGAACAATTATTCTGCGCAGATACTTTAGGGCGCTTGTTATATATTCCACCGCGACTTATACATCAGCGTGCACAAGCTACTGCGCACCTATTGAATGCATGTGGATTATATGTAGCAGAAAGGATCTTTCATGAAACCTATTAATTTTTTACAAACTTTAAATCATTTTCAGCAGAAAAGTTTACGCCGCTGGACACAATTTACCCTTATATCAACTACTCTTGTTCTGGTTAGTATTATTGTATTGCAAAGCATACAACTGTATGAACTATATACCACATATACTACTTGTACTTCAGCTCAATGTACACTCAATGGGTTACAAACTGCGATTAATACACAAACACAGTTTGATTCAGAAAAGAGTTTGTTGGAAACAAAAAAAAGAAAACTCACTACGAGTATGCATAAATTGAAACAAACACAAAGTCATTTGCGTGCTATTCGCGATTATATACATGCCCCACTCAGTCTGCAAACCTGTAAACTTGATAAAAAGCATTTTGAAATTACTGCCACTTGCGGTCAGGTACAAGATGCCTTAGCCACAATACAACAATTAGAAGACTATCCTTCATTTAAGCAAGTTGAATTAGTATCACTAGAATCATATGGGAATAGTGAACACCTATTGGTTACTATTCGAGGAAACCTTATATAACATTCCCTCTTTACCCAACAAGATTTCTCCCGTACACTAGAATACATGCCTAAAATAAAACAACTCCCCCCACATGAAGCACAAAAAATTGCCGCCGGCCAAGTAGTCGAGCGCCCGGCAAATATTGTCAAAGAATTGGTAGAAAATTCTATTGATGCCGGAGCCACTGCTATTACTATTTATATAGAAGATGGCGGTAAAAAATTGATTCGTATTGTAGACAATGGGTGCGGCATGGATACAGCGGATGCGCAACTGTGTTTTGTAAAACATGCTACCAGTAAAATTTCTAGCATGGATGAGCTGAGCTCCATTGCAACGTTCGGATTTCGTGGAGAAGCACTGGCAAGTATTGCAGCTGTTGCAAAAATTATATTAATTACCAAAGAGCATGATGCACATGCAGCAATACAACTTACTGTACATGATGGAATAGTACATAATATAGAAACTACTTCGGCTCCAACCGGCACCGATATTACCATTCATGATCTTTTTTATAATGTACCAGCACGCCAAAAATTTTTAAAACAACGTGAAACCGAATGGCGCCATATTCTGCAATTATTCCAAGCATGTTGTTTAGATTATCCACAGGTACATTTCACATTATTTTCTGAACAAAAAAAAGTTCTTAACTGCCCACCTGTAGCAGAATTAAAACAGCGCTTTGCACAATTATGGGACCAAGCAAATGTACAACATATACTCAATATACAAGCAGAAAACAAAGCCAAAGGTATAAAAATATCTGGCATCATATCTGACCATCAAACGTTCAGATATGATCGCAATAACATCTTCTTTTTTGTAAACAATCGCTGGGTCAAAGATTTCAAACTTAGTAATGCACTGATCAAAGGGTACATGAATGTGGCACCCACTGGACGATATCCCAATGCATGCATCTCAATTACCGTGGACCCTACCTTAGTTGATGTCAACATGCACCCACGCAAAGAAGAAGTAAAATTCATGCATCCGCAAATTATTGAACAACTGATTCAATCAACGGTAAAAACTGCACTTGAACAACATCTATCTGCAAGCATTAAACGTACGGTACAATTTGCACCTGCTATACCTGCACCTTCTGCGCCATATACGCCTCCATCATATACGCCATTTAATTTTGATACATTTACTGAACCCGCTAATTGGAAGCCACAACACCAAGTTATATCTGCACATCAATCATCTGCTGCAAGCATATCTGAACCCTTAGCACAACTGAGCACTCATTCACAGCTCGAACAAAATATTACGTTACCAGATACATCTGCTGAGCATTATGAGATTATTGGCCAATTACATAAAACATATATCTTGATCCAACATGAAGAAGGGTTATTTGTAGTCGATCAACATGCCGCACATGAACGTATTTTATATGAACAATTTGCCACCCGATTTGAAGATATAGCTACAGTAAACTTACTATTTCCTGAGCATATTACTCTATCTGCAGATGATATGCGGAGCATCGAACCACATTTGTGTATTCTGCAAAATAATGGAATTTCGGTAGAACCGTTTGGCCACAATCAACTGAAAATACATGCCACCCCGGTGCATATAAAAAATATTTCTATGCACGAATTAATTAAACAAGTAATTAGTTGGATTAATGAGTCACAAAATCTTGATAACGAAGCATTCACAAAAACTTTACATGAGAAAATACGTGCACAAATGGCATGCAAAGCAGCAGTCAAAGCTGGTGATGTATTAACGCAAGAACAAATGACACAATTACTTGATGACTTACAAAAAACAAATAATCGCCTTACCTGTCCCCATGGTAGGCCAACCGGTTGGCTCTTATCATTATATGATATTGAGAAAAAATTTAAGCGGAAATTATAAGATCCTTAGCTATCTATACTTATGCACGTAACCCTTCAACTAATTCAGGATGAACGGCCAAGAATCATGCCGCAATGGTTCGCTCATGCCACCATTCATGCAAACAATATGCACGATGTTCATCACTCGGATGCACTCTTAGCTTTGCAACATCAGTAAGTATATATTCAAGCCAATCTGTTTCTGTATCAAAGAAATCTAAAGCACCTTCTATAGATTGTAGTCTTTGTACTGCATAACTATCTGCTTCTTTTTCTTGTTGTTGTAATACATCAAACTCTGCTGAAATCACATAATAACCGTAAAAACCGACACTACCGGTAAGAAACCATTTCAATTTTTTCATAAGCGATGAATTTTTGTATGTTTGAATAGTACATAATCCACTCATACATAACCCAACAATTCCAGCTGCAGATAAATTATCACTACCAAACTTGGTACGACAAGCATTAAACCATCCCTCATTCACCCTTCTTTTATACAGATGACCCAATACATAATGAGATGCTTCATGCCCCAGTAAAAAAGCTTTTTCTGCTTGCGTCATGGCAAGCCATTCGGATTTACATATATGTATAATTGGTAAATATGTTTGATCTTTCAAATACACCATAGAAATATGCGCAACTCCTGTGCGCGGCTTTTTACTCATATTGATAAGCGTATTACGCGATAATTGAAATAAATCTACAATGGAACACATAAGCTTGATATCTTCTTGCTCTACCTTTTCCAACTGGTACAACAAAAAATTATCAATGCGTACATATACATCGGTATTGCCAACTTTGATTTCATCATAAAGAATTTCTGCTGAGGGCCGTTTAATAATAGACTGCATAGTGTACACATATTGCATAGCAATTATGCATAGCAACCAAAAATACCATACATACTTCATTAATGTACTCCTCCTTGGTGATAGTATTATACGTATGCTTCCCATTCAGCAACACATACTGCAAGTTCTTTTTTTAAGGTATCCAATTTTTGCTGTGCTTCATTAAATGCCTTGGTACCATACGTCAAATTGGTAAATTGAAACTCAAGCGCATGTATTTCTTTTTCTAATTTTTCTATTTTGCGTTCTAGAGTCCGCTGATGCTTTTCATCCACTCGTGGGCTATAAGCTGGCGGTGAAGATTTTTTTGTATTTTTTCTAGATTCCGATTGCTGCTGCTCTTCATGCTGCTCTTGTTTTTTACGATATAAATATAACTCATAATTACCCGGATACACATCAGCACCATCAGCACGTAGCTCAATAATGTCAGACGCAAGACGTTGCACAAAATCATGGTCATGAGAAACAAATAATATAGTTCCTTCGTACGTATTCAGCGCATTGAGCAAAATATCTTTGGTTTGAATATCCAAGTGGTTAGTTGGTTCATCCAGAAGTAATAAATTTGCATTTTGCAACAAAACCTTAATCATACCAACGCGATTTTTTTCCCCACCACTCAACACACTAACTTTTTTATGAATATCATCATTGGTAAATAAAAAACTTCCGGCAAAACTTCTTATTTTTTGCTCAGAAACGTTCGGACATGCATCATTAATATTTTCCAAAATTGTTTTTTTCAAGTTTAATGAAGCAGTTTGATCCTGATCAAAAACTGCATAATGCACATTATGACCGAGTTCAATAGATCCTGTTTGTAGCGGTAACTTATGCGCAATCAGATTAAATAACGTTGTTTTACCTACACCGTTTGGTGCTATTATGGCAATTTTTTTGCCTCGTTCAACTTCAAAGGTTACATCCTTGAACACCTGCTTATCACCAAATGCATAGGCAACATTTTTAACGGTTAATACAATCTTGCCTGGCTGCTTGATTGGCGGGAATGTAATGCGCACCTCAGGATTCTGCTCAGGAGCCTCAATAATTTCAATTTTTTCCAAAGATTTGAGTACACTCTGCGCTCGCTTTGCTGTACTTGCTTTGGCACGGAATCGCTCAACAAAACGCTTTTTTTCTTCTATTTCTCGTTGCTGGCTTTTGAATGCCACTTCTTGCATGGCAATATCATGTGCTTTTTGTGTTTCATATTTTGTATAATTACCAACATACAAAGTACCATTACCACGTTCTAACTCAAAAATATAGTCACACAATTGGTTTAAAAAATATC contains:
- a CDS encoding XRE family transcriptional regulator; translated protein: MASTSTQLRVKELLREKGWTTKVLAEKTGMSESYLTHIKNGTRRWNEDSLRKLAMAFEISPIDLFSERRQRTDNIDKNVSMPEKSDVNLQVKIVPVVGEVPSNPSPYNNQLMQITTGHKDEFVPVLNSNDDAMFALCVENNTMSPTFVKGDYLIVSPEVWTRSGDIAAVEYGNDTPVKSIVQVTYTEDFIVLESVNHKQPPIALVRGKDHFRIIGRVIHRSQKLA
- a CDS encoding ribonuclease HII; translation: MSQKISSLKITKNYYEKTSWQRGAVVCGIDEVGRGCLAGPLVTGAVILPPGKSHPQLKDSKLMTPQEREKAFLWIKKHCWYSVGIINNRLIDEHNIWQATILGMKKALVHLLASCPLTPECILIDAVPLNLFDTGLGHIPTYSFTQGERKSSSIAAASIVAKVTRDHMMAKYATLFPSYHLQKHKGYSTQSHKLAINTHTHSIIHRVSFLTNIVTPQESDYAEQQTIC
- a CDS encoding ankyrin repeat domain-containing protein; translated protein: MFFIYMVFVLFAMNPLEGMKRVRSQDEFPVFDDAYWQRVQQKIRKQAQVVSKDKKLQDNILHKVLRMHTNARIMQHIELVPGSMATVPIQVPADICRPAKTGSCLALAPQGPHANKEFEFQGNIFKKYPNDVLFDAIKRGDKEAIQTLFSRNSIPPRIKNAAGCTVLHVAACHNAEILQFLVESYSLDDLVDEPNNANFTPLFYAVSKGALDSTKYLLLHGADKDRLAGSHFDVSLIDYAARYARHDAKHGGHIEILALLIDEYNMPFDKPNNYNRTPLHQIAAGGHLNGVKYLLEKGANKHACDEDGSTLMHYAAVGGNVDMMRFLCDDCGMRDLIDKPDKNGMTPLLNMVEEENNNTIPMIDFLLAQGADIYACDVQGQGVLHHAAYNENGIAIMQFLLEQLKDADAKEKHIERYVAAKEYDKLLTLLVKKNIPINEKEKKRRKTPLHIAAKIGNLPMVKFLVSQGADIRAEASFKRKKRPFHTAGSPFKLAKNKEQYHIVDFIVNYSAEQAEYKCPICFSEPVEPNQRTVAHLNCLHFLCKTCKLALHDRHCPTCRGPLDKDYDVGAAPSHND
- the ftsY gene encoding signal recognition particle-docking protein FtsY; the encoded protein is MFNFIKQKLQKIYNNFTTKVSAIFGRTTIDESTLKELEITLLSADTGVQTTRTIINQLKQYAQDGTLPEGQNLRDALRNILITILQKTESISLADRQVYVLAGINGSGKTTFVGKLAHLLSQNGKKVLLVAADTFRAAAAEQLHAWAQKIGVDIVIGTPNQDPASVVFAGCDKFKQEAYDALIIDTAGRLHTKTNLMNELAKIKRIITKQLPDQQITTLLTIDSMLGQNSFEQAKLFKECTSIDGIVLTKMDGTGKGGIVFAIADQLHVPIAYITFGEQLDQIKLFDPHNYVHELLDIT
- a CDS encoding ankyrin repeat domain-containing protein produces the protein MHIHLRHIFAVVLFIFLPACCMDTQIDIQNQLVQAVQKGDIPSVQHWIAQGADIHAGSYIGDPLIHRAALAGHTHMVRFLQSRGLTLQGYDACGLTIVHKAAVVDNTELLDYLIHENQLNKNVITWDDQYLCTPLHLAIFNNKKRAVQYLVCAGASIDAVCQHNTTPLHLAASLGLTDIIDYLIQSGADVEKINAYGRTVLDLAAIHNRPKVIKLLVEKYCFDPAACDCRAYKLAQEYDAQEAIAEFEYQIQRIINNLSNIQ
- a CDS encoding DUF2608 domain-containing protein; amino-acid sequence: MKKLYAQIIFIVSAMHMCLGAKIVDSYAITDIIKYLDPTIAPKDTLIVYDLDNTLIESVNEMGSPQQFSALLRKRMALYGITKEEAIEQTLPLYTLIAQYTPIRPIEDTTVNLINLLQDAGYKSVVLTARTGNNLAATTCKQLSDLHIDFTKSAVTKKSIKDPSFVYQCNIIFADGGNKGELLLKFLKATKFNPKLIIFVDDKDYNVHAVEGSLQQKGMNHVSIQYRFCDEKAHAFDLAATEPLLLSLVNQYPDVKKAYEHYVTNSTNNMKQPHKSVHTKVPKRENPSNNQPSHN
- the prmC gene encoding peptide chain release factor N(5)-glutamine methyltransferase, coding for MKTQATINQVITDIASKLSVTFDDPTLCRQYAWWMVEAITNKTQAQLIAQNIISFSQKEQIKLASWIDKITTQHIPIQYLIGFVPFNDVEILVQPPTLIPRPETEEWTLQLIKQLQTLDHKNFVIIDLCTGSGCIALALGHAFPQAQIYATDISPDAITLAQKNAQHNNIKNVTFILSDLFAKLPSIKADIIVANPPYIAEYEWQTLDTSVTKWEDKQALVANHEGLAIIQKIIEQAPQWLRSNDQMAQHNIPQVVIEIGYQQAISVVALMKQAHYTAIEVHKDLEEKDRVVCGRVKYVASAKAG
- the mutL gene encoding DNA mismatch repair endonuclease MutL — translated: MPKIKQLPPHEAQKIAAGQVVERPANIVKELVENSIDAGATAITIYIEDGGKKLIRIVDNGCGMDTADAQLCFVKHATSKISSMDELSSIATFGFRGEALASIAAVAKIILITKEHDAHAAIQLTVHDGIVHNIETTSAPTGTDITIHDLFYNVPARQKFLKQRETEWRHILQLFQACCLDYPQVHFTLFSEQKKVLNCPPVAELKQRFAQLWDQANVQHILNIQAENKAKGIKISGIISDHQTFRYDRNNIFFFVNNRWVKDFKLSNALIKGYMNVAPTGRYPNACISITVDPTLVDVNMHPRKEEVKFMHPQIIEQLIQSTVKTALEQHLSASIKRTVQFAPAIPAPSAPYTPPSYTPFNFDTFTEPANWKPQHQVISAHQSSAASISEPLAQLSTHSQLEQNITLPDTSAEHYEIIGQLHKTYILIQHEEGLFVVDQHAAHERILYEQFATRFEDIATVNLLFPEHITLSADDMRSIEPHLCILQNNGISVEPFGHNQLKIHATPVHIKNISMHELIKQVISWINESQNLDNEAFTKTLHEKIRAQMACKAAVKAGDVLTQEQMTQLLDDLQKTNNRLTCPHGRPTGWLLSLYDIEKKFKRKL